A genomic window from Streptococcus sanguinis includes:
- a CDS encoding sugar ABC transporter substrate-binding protein — protein sequence MKLVDLSLTEFAQVLGSDAPAPGGGSAAALSAANGISLTKMVCELTLGKKKYAEFEAEIAQVHAESARLQESLLAAIDKDTEAFNLVSAVFDMPKETDEDKAARREAMQQALKEATKSPYGMMEDILDALQTTQKAVGKSNTNAASDLGVAALNLKAGLQGAWLNVLINLSGVKDEAFVADYRSKGEDLLQKGCALADEIYQEILKVV from the coding sequence ATGAAATTAGTAGATTTAAGCTTGACAGAATTTGCCCAAGTCCTAGGCTCAGATGCTCCTGCACCAGGAGGTGGGTCTGCCGCTGCTCTATCCGCAGCGAACGGTATTTCCCTGACCAAGATGGTTTGCGAATTAACCCTTGGCAAGAAAAAATACGCAGAATTTGAAGCAGAAATTGCTCAAGTGCACGCAGAAAGTGCCCGCCTCCAAGAAAGCCTGCTCGCAGCTATTGACAAGGACACTGAAGCATTTAATCTGGTCTCCGCCGTCTTTGATATGCCTAAGGAGACTGACGAAGACAAGGCTGCCCGTCGGGAAGCGATGCAACAAGCTCTCAAGGAAGCGACCAAGTCACCTTATGGCATGATGGAAGACATCTTGGATGCCCTGCAAACAACTCAAAAGGCTGTCGGTAAATCCAATACCAATGCTGCCAGCGACCTGGGAGTAGCAGCTCTCAACCTTAAGGCTGGCCTGCAAGGGGCTTGGCTCAATGTCCTCATCAACTTGTCAGGCGTCAAGGATGAAGCATTCGTCGCAGACTACCGCAGCAAGGGTGAAGACCTACTGCAAAAAGGCTGCGCTCTAGCCGATGAAATTTATCAAGAAATTTTGAAAGTTGTCTAA
- a CDS encoding formate--tetrahydrofolate ligase gives MVLSDIEIANSVQMKPIKEVAEKLGIAEDALSLYGNHKAKISAGQLEALKDKPDGKLILVTAISPTPAGEGKTTTSVGLVDALAAIGKKAVIALREPSLGPVFGIKGGAAGGGHAQVVPMEDINLHFTGDFHAIGVANNLLAALIDNHIHHGNALGIDSRRITWKRAVDMNDRQLRHIVNGLQGKVNGVPREDGFDITVASEVMAILCLSENITDLKNRLEKIIIGYSFDGKPVTAKDLKAGGAMAAVLKDAIHPNLVQTLEHTPALIHGGPFANIAHGCNSVLATKLALKYADYTVTEAGFGADLGAEKFIDIKCRTSGLRPSAVVLVATIRALKMHGGVAKSDLAEENVQAVVDGLPNLEKHLENIQDVYGLPAVVAINKFPLDTEAELQAVYDACQKRGVDVVISDVWANGGAGGKELAEKVVELAEGDNHFQFVYNEEDSIETKLNKIVTKVYGGKGVRLTPAAKRELKQLEELGFSNYPICMAKTQYSFSDDAKKLGAPKDFVVTISQLKVSAGAGFIVALTGAIMTMPGLPKVPASEKIDVDKDGNISGLF, from the coding sequence ATGGTTTTATCAGATATTGAAATTGCGAATTCGGTTCAAATGAAGCCCATCAAAGAGGTAGCAGAAAAGCTAGGAATTGCTGAAGATGCCCTGTCTCTTTATGGAAATCACAAGGCAAAAATCAGTGCCGGCCAACTGGAAGCCTTAAAAGACAAGCCAGACGGCAAACTGATTCTCGTGACAGCTATTTCCCCGACACCAGCTGGAGAAGGTAAGACAACGACTTCTGTCGGATTGGTCGATGCTCTAGCTGCTATCGGTAAGAAAGCCGTTATCGCTCTGCGGGAGCCTTCACTCGGACCTGTCTTTGGTATCAAGGGCGGAGCTGCTGGCGGTGGTCACGCTCAAGTTGTGCCTATGGAGGACATCAACCTCCACTTCACTGGTGACTTTCATGCCATCGGTGTTGCCAACAACTTGCTGGCAGCCCTCATCGATAACCACATCCACCATGGCAATGCCTTAGGCATCGACTCTCGCCGCATCACTTGGAAGCGGGCAGTGGATATGAATGACCGGCAACTGCGCCACATCGTAAATGGCTTGCAAGGTAAGGTCAACGGTGTTCCACGTGAAGATGGTTTTGACATCACAGTTGCTTCTGAGGTTATGGCTATTCTCTGTCTGTCAGAAAATATTACTGACCTCAAGAACCGTTTGGAAAAGATTATCATTGGCTACAGCTTTGACGGTAAGCCAGTAACTGCCAAGGATCTAAAAGCTGGTGGCGCTATGGCGGCTGTCCTCAAAGACGCCATCCATCCAAACTTGGTTCAAACTCTGGAACACACACCAGCCTTGATTCACGGCGGACCTTTCGCCAACATTGCTCATGGCTGTAACAGTGTCCTAGCTACCAAGCTAGCTCTCAAGTATGCCGACTATACAGTCACAGAAGCTGGTTTTGGTGCTGACCTCGGTGCTGAAAAATTCATTGATATCAAGTGTCGTACATCTGGTCTTCGTCCATCGGCTGTAGTTCTGGTTGCTACTATCCGCGCTCTCAAGATGCACGGTGGTGTGGCTAAGAGTGATTTGGCTGAAGAAAATGTCCAAGCTGTTGTAGACGGACTGCCAAACTTAGAAAAACATCTGGAAAATATTCAAGATGTTTATGGCCTGCCAGCAGTCGTTGCTATCAATAAATTCCCGCTGGACACCGAAGCAGAACTGCAAGCAGTTTATGACGCCTGCCAAAAACGCGGAGTTGACGTAGTGATTTCTGACGTCTGGGCTAATGGCGGAGCTGGCGGTAAAGAATTGGCTGAAAAAGTCGTTGAATTGGCCGAAGGAGACAATCACTTCCAATTTGTATATAATGAAGAGGACTCCATTGAGACCAAGCTCAACAAAATTGTTACTAAGGTCTATGGAGGCAAGGGCGTTCGCCTGACTCCTGCTGCTAAACGTGAGCTCAAACAACTGGAAGAACTGGGCTTCTCCAACTATCCTATCTGTATGGCTAAGACCCAGTACTCTTTCTCAGATGATGCTAAAAAGCTGGGCGCACCTAAAGACTTTGTTGTGACTATCAGCCAGCTCAAAGTTTCTGCTGGTGCAGGCTTCATCGTTGCTCTGACTGGGGCGATCATGACCATGCCAGGGCTGCCTAAAGTGCCAGCCAGCGAAAAGATTGATGTTGACAAAGACGGCAATATCAGCGGTTTGTTCTAA
- a CDS encoding amino acid permease gives MDATKLTAQEQEQEKAKFSFSGATLYGINAVIGSGIFLLPQKIYKGLGPASLAVMLGTALLVILLAVCLAETAGYFNKNGGAFQYSKAAFGNFVGFNVGFLGWVVTIIAWAAMAAAFARLFVITFKAFEPYELILSVSLIILLSLMNISGLKTSKIFTLTATVAKLIPIIAFSLCAIFFIKDGIAKGNFTPFLQLEPGVDIMKAISSTAIYIFYGFIGFETMSIVAGEMRNPEKNVPRAILGSISIVSVLYMLIIAGTIAMLGSRILQTDASVQDAFVEMIGPAGAWIISIGALISITGLNIGESVMVPRFGAAIAEEGLLPKKIAETNSKNAPIVAIIISGILAIVLLFSGKFEELAALSVVFRFFQYIPTALAVLVLRKKYPDKKVVFRVPFGPVIPILAVLVSLVMIWGENPMNYVYGLIGVLIASAVYFIYIVLICKNKVPEQEGE, from the coding sequence ATGGATGCAACTAAACTCACTGCACAAGAACAAGAACAGGAAAAAGCCAAATTTAGCTTTTCCGGTGCAACTCTCTACGGTATCAACGCCGTTATCGGTTCAGGGATTTTCCTCCTACCGCAAAAGATTTATAAAGGACTTGGTCCTGCCTCTCTAGCTGTCATGCTTGGAACAGCCCTCCTCGTTATTCTACTAGCCGTCTGCTTGGCAGAAACTGCTGGTTATTTTAATAAAAACGGTGGAGCTTTCCAATATTCCAAAGCGGCCTTTGGAAACTTTGTGGGCTTTAATGTAGGTTTTCTGGGCTGGGTCGTAACCATTATCGCTTGGGCTGCTATGGCAGCAGCATTTGCAAGACTTTTTGTTATTACTTTTAAAGCCTTTGAACCTTATGAGCTGATTCTCAGTGTGAGCCTGATTATCCTACTCAGTTTGATGAATATCTCTGGTCTTAAGACTTCAAAAATATTCACCCTAACTGCTACTGTAGCTAAGCTCATTCCGATCATTGCCTTTAGTCTATGTGCTATTTTCTTTATCAAAGACGGAATAGCAAAAGGAAACTTCACTCCATTTCTTCAGCTAGAACCTGGCGTAGATATCATGAAGGCTATCTCTAGCACAGCCATTTATATCTTCTACGGATTTATCGGATTTGAAACCATGTCTATCGTTGCTGGTGAAATGCGCAACCCAGAAAAGAACGTACCTCGGGCTATCTTAGGCTCCATTAGTATTGTTTCTGTACTCTATATGCTCATCATTGCTGGAACCATCGCCATGCTGGGTAGCCGTATCTTGCAAACAGATGCTTCTGTACAAGATGCCTTTGTAGAGATGATCGGTCCTGCTGGAGCTTGGATTATTTCTATCGGAGCTCTTATCTCTATCACTGGTCTTAATATCGGTGAATCTGTCATGGTCCCGCGTTTTGGGGCGGCCATCGCAGAAGAAGGCTTGCTGCCTAAGAAAATAGCAGAAACCAACTCTAAAAATGCCCCTATAGTTGCCATTATTATTTCAGGAATCCTGGCCATCGTCCTGCTCTTCTCTGGTAAATTTGAAGAATTGGCAGCTCTTAGCGTGGTCTTCCGCTTCTTCCAATACATCCCAACTGCTCTAGCTGTACTAGTATTAAGAAAGAAATATCCAGATAAGAAAGTGGTCTTCCGAGTTCCATTTGGTCCTGTAATTCCAATTTTGGCGGTTCTAGTCAGCCTCGTCATGATTTGGGGTGAAAATCCAATGAACTATGTTTACGGCCTTATCGGTGTCCTTATCGCCAGTGCAGTATACTTTATCTATATAGTACTGATTTGTAAAAATAAAGTTCCTGAACAAGAAGGAGAATAA
- the hutH gene encoding histidine ammonia-lyase: MSHVINLDGEHLTLEDVIAVARHGATCEINEEAKKAVEASRKIVDDIVREKRVVYGVTTGFGSLCNVSISPEDTTQLQENLIRTHSSGYGDPLPEDAVRAIMLIRINSLVKGYSGIRLSTVEKLLELLNKGVVPYIPEKGSLGASGDLAPLAHMVLPMLGLGRAYYQGELLSGQEALDKAGIEKIALAAKEGLALINGTTVLTGIGALATYDAIQLLKLSDVAGALSMEVHNGITSPFEEELHTIRPQSGQLATARNIRNLLEGSGNTTVATQQRVQDPYTLRCIPQIHGASKDSIAYVKTKVEIEINSVTDNPIITKEGHVISGGNFHGEPMAQPFDFLGIAISEIGNVSERRVERLVNSQLSKLPSFLVKHPGLNSGFMITQYACASLASENKVLSHPASVDSIPSCENQEDFVSMGTTAARKAAEILKNSRRIVATEIMAACQALDLKPENHELGKGTKPAYNLFRQHVRFIEFDKDIEIYEELNKASELIENEEFLAAVEKAVDLSIQF, encoded by the coding sequence ATGTCACATGTAATCAATTTGGATGGCGAACACCTTACTTTAGAAGACGTCATCGCAGTAGCCCGACATGGAGCCACCTGCGAAATCAATGAAGAAGCTAAAAAAGCTGTAGAAGCTTCCCGTAAAATCGTAGATGACATCGTCCGTGAAAAGCGGGTAGTCTATGGTGTTACAACTGGATTTGGCTCTCTCTGCAATGTCAGCATCTCACCAGAAGATACGACTCAGCTGCAAGAAAACCTAATCCGTACGCACTCCTCAGGCTACGGCGATCCCCTGCCAGAAGATGCAGTCCGCGCGATTATGTTAATTCGGATTAATTCCTTGGTCAAGGGCTATTCTGGCATCCGCTTGTCCACTGTCGAAAAGCTTCTGGAATTGCTCAATAAAGGTGTTGTCCCTTACATTCCGGAAAAAGGCTCTTTGGGTGCCTCTGGTGACTTAGCACCGCTGGCTCACATGGTTCTGCCTATGCTAGGACTTGGCCGTGCTTACTATCAAGGTGAACTGCTCTCTGGACAAGAAGCTTTGGACAAAGCCGGTATCGAGAAAATTGCTCTAGCAGCTAAGGAAGGGCTGGCACTGATTAACGGTACGACTGTCCTGACAGGTATCGGAGCTCTGGCTACCTATGATGCCATCCAGCTGCTTAAATTATCAGATGTCGCTGGCGCTCTTTCCATGGAAGTCCACAATGGTATTACCAGTCCTTTCGAAGAAGAGTTACACACCATTCGACCTCAGAGCGGACAGCTAGCTACAGCCCGCAATATCCGCAACCTTCTAGAAGGCAGTGGAAATACAACCGTAGCCACTCAACAACGGGTCCAAGACCCATATACCCTGCGTTGTATTCCTCAGATTCATGGTGCCAGCAAGGACTCTATCGCTTATGTCAAGACCAAGGTTGAGATTGAAATCAACTCCGTTACAGACAACCCTATCATCACCAAGGAAGGTCATGTCATCTCAGGCGGTAACTTCCACGGTGAACCAATGGCTCAGCCATTCGACTTCCTCGGTATCGCTATTTCTGAAATCGGTAATGTATCCGAGCGTCGTGTGGAACGTCTGGTCAACAGCCAACTGAGCAAGCTGCCATCCTTCTTGGTCAAACACCCAGGACTCAACTCTGGCTTTATGATTACCCAGTATGCTTGTGCTTCACTTGCTTCTGAGAACAAGGTTCTGTCTCATCCAGCCAGCGTAGACTCTATCCCATCTTGTGAAAACCAAGAGGACTTTGTCAGCATGGGAACTACTGCAGCACGCAAGGCAGCTGAAATTCTCAAGAATTCTCGCCGCATCGTAGCAACAGAAATCATGGCAGCCTGCCAAGCTCTGGATCTGAAACCAGAAAACCATGAACTTGGTAAAGGAACCAAGCCGGCCTACAACCTCTTCCGTCAGCATGTCCGCTTTATCGAGTTTGATAAAGACATCGAAATCTACGAAGAACTCAACAAGGCTTCTGAGCTGATTGAAAACGAAGAATTCCTAGCAGCCGTTGAAAAGGCTGTAGACTTGAGCATTCAGTTTTAA
- the hutG gene encoding formimidoylglutamase, giving the protein MLEDYYQLDNSYYHKRLDDDLYAAKWGMVIEFLDLNAPNLRPFDGVNFALIGFKSDKGVYINHGRVGAVEGPQAIRTQLAKLPWHLGRNVRVFDVGDIDGPNRSLEQLQQSLARAVKRLRELNLRPIVLGGGHETAYGHYLGLKSSLAPDQDLAVINMDAHFDLRPYDQTGPNSGTGFRQMFDDTLAQKQAFNYLILGIQEHNNNLFLFDFVAKSKAIQFLTGMDIYQMGYKEVCKAVDDFLAGKEQVYLTIDIDCFAAGAAPGVSAIQSLGVDPNLAVLVFQHIAASGKLIGFDIVEVSPPHDIDNHTANLAASFVFYLTQVWAQAHD; this is encoded by the coding sequence ATGTTAGAAGATTACTATCAGCTAGATAACAGCTACTATCATAAGAGACTGGATGATGATTTATATGCTGCCAAGTGGGGGATGGTTATTGAGTTTTTGGACTTAAATGCCCCTAACTTAAGACCCTTTGACGGGGTCAACTTTGCCTTGATTGGCTTCAAGAGTGACAAAGGGGTTTATATCAACCACGGCCGAGTGGGGGCTGTCGAAGGGCCACAAGCTATCCGAACCCAGCTGGCCAAACTTCCTTGGCATCTGGGCAGAAACGTCCGCGTCTTTGATGTTGGTGATATTGACGGCCCTAACCGCTCTCTGGAGCAGCTGCAGCAAAGCTTGGCTCGAGCAGTCAAACGCCTGCGAGAGCTCAATCTCCGGCCTATTGTCCTAGGGGGCGGCCACGAAACAGCCTACGGCCACTATCTGGGACTTAAGTCGTCACTAGCTCCTGACCAAGACTTGGCCGTCATCAATATGGACGCCCATTTTGATTTGCGTCCCTATGACCAGACTGGTCCCAACTCTGGTACCGGTTTTCGCCAGATGTTTGATGACACTCTGGCTCAGAAGCAGGCCTTTAACTACCTTATCCTAGGGATTCAGGAGCACAATAACAATCTCTTTCTCTTTGACTTTGTGGCAAAATCCAAGGCTATCCAGTTTCTGACTGGAATGGATATTTACCAAATGGGTTACAAGGAAGTCTGTAAAGCAGTTGATGACTTTCTAGCCGGCAAGGAGCAGGTCTATTTGACCATTGATATTGACTGCTTTGCAGCTGGTGCTGCTCCTGGTGTCAGTGCCATTCAGTCGCTCGGTGTGGATCCCAATCTAGCTGTTTTGGTCTTCCAGCACATCGCTGCCTCAGGTAAGTTGATCGGCTTTGACATCGTCGAAGTCTCTCCGCCTCACGATATAGACAA